The Methanobrevibacter olleyae DNA window CAACCATTTTATCACCATTAAATTTTTTTATATCTTTTTTTTATCCTATCTTCAGGACGATTCAACAATATTTTACCATCTATTTCAACAATAGTTCCGTCAGGAACTTTAACTTGAAATACAGAAACATCTTTCTGAATTAATTTCTCTTTAAAAACTAAACTAATATTATTTTGATTAGAACTTAAGTCTCCAATATCTTCATCATCATTGATTTTAGTTTTGATTTGGCTTTTAACTTCAATTAATAAAGTTTTTTTAGTCTCATCAATAACAGTTCCACAAAGCCCTATTAAAGAAGGATTGGAACTATCAACAACTTTAAGTTCTAACCCAATTAATTCATGATAGAATATATTTTTTGAGCTTATCATTCTAAGCCTCAGTATGTGAATAAGATTAAAACTATGAATCTAATGTCTTCTTCTTTTATTATATTTTTTATCAGAATCTCTGATTTCAATAGTGTCAGAAGAGAATCCCATTTCAGATAAAACTTCTTTAACTCTCACTTTATGGTCACCTTGAAGTTCAATTTGACCTTTTTTAGCAGTACCTCCACAGGCACATTTTGCTTTAAGAGTTTTAGTAAGTTCTTTAATATCTATATCATGTTCATCTATACCTTCAACAATAGTCATAAGTTTTCCAAATCTTCTTCTAACTGTAAATACTTTTACAGTTTGAACTTCTCTTGCAATTTCCTCACAAACACAAAGTTCTTCAGGAAGACCACATACATCACAGATTTTTGACATTTAATTCTCCTTCTGTTTTTGGTTCATAATTGTAAGAACGCGAGCAATAGTCCTTTTGAGTTCTCTAATTTTACCAGGATTTTCATTAACACCTGCAGCAGCACTTTTGGAAACATTTTTAGCTAATTCAGCTTTGAGTTCAACTAATTTTTCTTCGATGTCCTCAATTTCCATTTCCCAAATTTCTTTACTTCTTAAAATTGCCATTTTCTCAACTCACTTAAAGATATTATCTATTCTTCAGAATCTTCAGTAGCTGCTTCAAGTTCTTCAAGATCTTCTTCAACTTCCACTACTTCTTCAATTTCTTCTAAGTCTTCAAGATCCTCTTCAATTTCCGCTACTTCTTCAATTTCCTCTTCAACAATTTCTTCTTCAACAGTTTCTTCTACAGGTTCAGCAATAGGAGCAAGAATATCCACTTTATCAGGTAAAACAGCTTCAGGAGGCATAATTCTAACAACAATACCTAAAACACCAGGTTTTAAAGGTGCAGTTGCAAAACCTTCTTCTACAAATTTAGTTGCAGGTTCACCACATTTTTTAATGTATCCTTCAGTAAATTTAGCAACAGCAGATCTTGAACCTCTAATTTTTCCAGATATAGTTACTTCTACACCTTGAGCACCAGCACCCATAATTCTACGGATGGTGGAATATGCTACTCTTCTAAAGTGCATACCTCTTTGAAGCATATTAGCTATTTTAGAAGCCATAATTCTAGCATTTAATTCAGGAACATCTACTTCTTTA harbors:
- a CDS encoding ribonuclease P protein component 1, coding for MISSKNIFYHELIGLELKVVDSSNPSLIGLCGTVIDETKKTLLIEVKSQIKTKINDDEDIGDLSSNQNNISLVFKEKLIQKDVSVFQVKVPDGTIVEIDGKILLNRPEDRIKKRYKKI
- a CDS encoding 30S ribosomal protein S3, which gives rise to MIEKDFVTEGLKRTKIDEYLEKELERAGYGGMEIQITPLGTMVIVYAERPGMVIGRGGKTVRAITQSLKNNFDLDNPQVEVKEVDVPELNARIMASKIANMLQRGMHFRRVAYSTIRRIMGAGAQGVEVTISGKIRGSRSAVAKFTEGYIKKCGEPATKFVEEGFATAPLKPGVLGIVVRIMPPEAVLPDKVDILAPIAEPVEETVEEEIVEEEIEEVAEIEEDLEDLEEIEEVVEVEEDLEELEAATEDSEE
- the yciH gene encoding stress response translation initiation inhibitor YciH, yielding MSKICDVCGLPEELCVCEEIAREVQTVKVFTVRRRFGKLMTIVEGIDEHDIDIKELTKTLKAKCACGGTAKKGQIELQGDHKVRVKEVLSEMGFSSDTIEIRDSDKKYNKRRRH
- the rpmC gene encoding 50S ribosomal protein L29 — translated: MAILRSKEIWEMEIEDIEEKLVELKAELAKNVSKSAAAGVNENPGKIRELKRTIARVLTIMNQKQKEN